In a single window of the Nicotiana tomentosiformis chromosome 8, ASM39032v3, whole genome shotgun sequence genome:
- the LOC104099423 gene encoding uncharacterized protein has protein sequence MPSFMDIQVANEYDFPISLHTNDKPKSFDPITIPLPFPPSKKFLSNSLPNSATSSPKFASNLSKKKGKNQPSPLSNNPLARQHSVALANLERLKENHLRRSMSLGVERSRSSAPPEKSVLGLTKVNSVKHVEESKVSRVHKSSGGGEDKVESYEEKFKCGAMCLFIPGIGKAKQVKARREETGICDNMGDNVSRKVSLEKFECGSWTSSAIINSSEDEENESNLFFDLPMELVRCSVSDTHSSVTTAFVFDKEPKGVLKNTTAKITDRKSDESRRHVRFSTSSPDSDSPNSCVTPRLHKAREDFNAFLEAQCA, from the coding sequence ATGCCTTCATTCATGGATATTCAAGTAGCAAATGAATATGATTTCCCTATCTCACTTCACACAAATGACAAACCCAAATCTTTTGATCCCATAACAATTCCTCTCCCTTTTCCACCGTCAAAGAAGTTCTTAAGCAACAGCCTTCCAAATTCAGCAACCTCATCACCAAAATTTGCATCAAATTTATccaaaaagaaagggaaaaaccAACCTTCTCCTCTCTCTAACAACCCTTTGGCTAGGCAGCATTCTGTGGCGCTAGCAAATCTCGAACGGCTGAAAGAAAACCACTTGCGCAGGAGCATGTCATTGGGTGTAGAAAGATCAAGATCAAGCGCGCCACCGGAAAAATCTGTTCTTGGGTTGACAAAAGTCAATAGTGTTAAACATGTTGAGGAAAGCAAAGTTAGCAGAGTTCACAAATCTAGTGGTGGTGGTGAAGATAAAGTGGAGTCTTATGAGGAGAAGTTTAAGTGTGGGGCTATGTGTTTGTTTATTCCTGGTATTGGAAAAGCAAAACAAGTAAAAGCCAGAAGGGAAGAAACTGGAATATGTGATAATATGGGAGACAATGTTTCAAGGAAAGTGTCATTGGAGAAATTTGAATGTGGATCATGGACATCATCAGCTATAATCAACTCAAGTGAAGATGAAGAAAATGAGTCCAATCTCTTCTTTGATCTACCAATGGAACTAGTCAGATGCAGTGTGAGTGACACTCATTCCTCAGTGACAACAGCATTTGTTTTTGATAAGGAGCCAAAAGGGGTCCTGAAGAACACCACAGCAAAAATAACTGATAGAAAATCCGATGAGTCGAGACGCCATGTTCGGTTTTCTACATCGTCCCCTGACTCTGACTCGCCCAATTCCTGCGTAACTCCTCGCCTTCACAAGGCGAGGGAAGATTTCAATGCCTTCCTAGAAGCCCAATGTGCATGA